A single window of Candidatus Limnocylindrales bacterium DNA harbors:
- a CDS encoding TerC family protein → MHWIFEPESWVALLTLTSLEIVLGIDNVVFLAILAGKLPEEERAKARFIGLGLAMFLRIGLLLALGWVMSLTAPLFTLLVTEISGRDLILIVGGLFLIGKSTYEIHHKMEDPKMVGGAGRASFLGTLAQILILDIVFSLDSVITAVGMANEIAVMVTAVVAAVAFMMVFAGAIGEFVERHPTIKMLALSFLLLIGTALVADGFDQHIPKGYIYFAMGFSVFVEALNLRSGNRSANHSAKAHD, encoded by the coding sequence ATGCACTGGATCTTTGAACCCGAATCGTGGGTCGCGCTTCTGACGCTGACGTCGCTCGAGATCGTGCTCGGCATCGACAACGTCGTCTTCCTTGCGATCCTTGCCGGCAAGCTTCCGGAAGAAGAACGCGCGAAGGCGCGCTTCATCGGCCTCGGCCTCGCGATGTTCCTTCGCATCGGCCTGCTTCTCGCCTTGGGCTGGGTGATGAGCCTGACGGCGCCGCTCTTCACGCTGCTGGTCACGGAGATCTCGGGGCGCGACCTGATCCTGATCGTCGGCGGTCTGTTCCTGATCGGAAAGTCGACCTACGAGATCCATCACAAGATGGAAGACCCGAAGATGGTCGGCGGCGCCGGACGCGCGAGCTTCCTCGGTACCCTCGCCCAGATTCTGATTCTCGACATCGTCTTCTCGCTCGACTCGGTGATCACGGCGGTCGGCATGGCCAACGAGATCGCAGTCATGGTGACTGCCGTCGTCGCGGCGGTCGCGTTCATGATGGTCTTCGCCGGGGCGATCGGGGAATTTGTCGAACGTCACCCGACCATCAAGATGCTTGCGCTCAGCTTCCTGCTGCTGATCGGCACGGCGCTCGTCGCGGACGGCTTCGATCAGCACATCCCGAAAGGCTACATCTACTTCGCGATGGGCTTCTCGGTATTCGTCGAGGCGCTCAATCTCCGCAGCGGCAACCGCAGCGCGAACCACAGCGCCAAGGCCCACGATTGA
- a CDS encoding glucan biosynthesis protein G: MSRRGSERSRNTAAYAARFRSAALAVLPVLLCPLLAASPAGAFSLDDVARKASSLASQPFQDPVATVPSWLEELSYDQWRDIRFRPERALWRDKDLPFEVQFFHPGLYYNRIVTLNEVDSTGVHPVTFSPGLFDYGRNDIGSRVPQDLGFAGFRLHYPIKAPAYKDEVIVFLGATYFRAIGKDQGFGLSSRGLAIDTAAPSGEEFPWFKEFWLVRPAKGATEVEVFALLDSPSVAGAYRFVIYPGTQTIVDVEARLYRRKEIAKLGIAPMTSMFLFGENSTRCFDNYRPEVHDSDGILLYSDTGEWLWRPLDNPETLQVHSYEMTNPRGFGLLQRDRDFHNYQDLETMQEKRPSDWITPKGQWGPGRVEIVEIPTDKDIHDNINVYWVPDHVPPISEPFTFAYRINAFGDDPLRPPAGRVTATRRERDPRNGGQRFVVDFQGKQLEKIPADDVLRAVVSISGDDNAKVASQYVIKNPATGGWRLGFEVAPVGRAPIEVRAYLDKAGSALTETWSYSMIP; the protein is encoded by the coding sequence ATGTCACGACGAGGGTCGGAGCGTTCCCGGAATACCGCCGCATACGCCGCACGGTTCCGGTCGGCCGCGCTTGCCGTCCTGCCGGTGCTGCTCTGCCCGCTGCTCGCCGCGTCGCCGGCCGGCGCGTTCAGCCTCGACGACGTTGCCAGGAAGGCGAGCTCGCTTGCCTCCCAGCCGTTTCAGGATCCCGTCGCCACCGTGCCGTCCTGGCTCGAGGAGCTGAGCTACGACCAGTGGCGCGACATCCGTTTCCGGCCCGAGCGCGCGCTGTGGCGCGACAAGGACCTGCCGTTCGAAGTGCAGTTCTTTCACCCCGGCCTGTACTACAACCGCATCGTCACGCTGAACGAAGTCGATTCGACCGGCGTGCATCCGGTCACGTTCTCGCCCGGCCTTTTCGACTACGGCAGGAACGACATCGGCAGCCGCGTGCCGCAGGATCTCGGCTTCGCCGGATTCCGACTGCACTATCCGATCAAGGCTCCCGCCTACAAGGACGAGGTCATCGTCTTTCTCGGCGCGACGTATTTCCGCGCGATCGGAAAAGACCAGGGGTTCGGACTGTCCTCGCGCGGCCTCGCGATCGATACCGCCGCGCCGTCGGGCGAAGAGTTTCCGTGGTTCAAGGAATTCTGGCTCGTGCGGCCCGCCAAGGGCGCGACCGAAGTCGAGGTCTTTGCGCTTCTCGACAGTCCGAGCGTCGCCGGTGCGTACCGCTTCGTGATCTATCCCGGCACGCAGACCATCGTCGACGTCGAAGCGCGTCTTTACCGGCGCAAGGAAATCGCCAAGCTCGGCATCGCGCCGATGACGAGCATGTTCCTGTTCGGCGAGAACTCGACGCGATGCTTCGACAACTACCGGCCCGAGGTCCACGACTCGGACGGAATCCTGCTGTACTCCGACACCGGCGAATGGCTGTGGCGGCCGCTCGACAATCCCGAGACGCTGCAGGTTCACAGCTACGAGATGACCAACCCGCGAGGGTTCGGCCTGCTGCAGCGCGACCGCGATTTTCACAACTACCAGGATCTCGAGACCATGCAGGAGAAGCGGCCGAGCGACTGGATCACGCCCAAAGGCCAGTGGGGGCCGGGCCGCGTCGAGATCGTCGAGATCCCGACCGACAAGGACATCCACGACAACATCAACGTCTACTGGGTGCCGGACCACGTGCCGCCGATCAGCGAACCGTTCACGTTCGCGTACCGCATCAATGCGTTCGGCGATGACCCGCTGCGGCCTCCGGCCGGGCGCGTGACCGCAACGCGCCGCGAGCGCGACCCGAGGAACGGAGGCCAGCGCTTCGTCGTCGACTTTCAGGGCAAGCAGCTCGAGAAGATTCCCGCCGACGACGTGCTGCGCGCGGTCGTCAGCATCAGCGGAGACGACAATGCGAAAGTCGCCTCGCAGTACGTGATCAAGAATCCCGCAACCGGCGGATGGCGGCTCGGCTTCGAGGTCGCGCCCGTCGGCAGGGCTCCGATCGAGGTCCGTGCGTATCTCGACAAGGCCGGCAGCGCGCTGACCGAGACCTGGTCGTACTCGATGATCCCATGA
- the mdoH gene encoding glucans biosynthesis glucosyltransferase MdoH codes for MTTTATGRSPSATRAVSEALAAAPERLLHDWRRAYRRSVEYLSHLGVDEKTSAEIAQDAISRAVERESWEAGGDAYSEALRAMREIVVERYPRATAAGCADLDPFTAWRVAAAAGRTGDSSATSAPVASMPPILRGSMPRAKLERRFFRPQVAKARADVEAVPEEHETPEAADEGDSKPGGSARRQRRWLPWTRRAARRRRILSTLVLVPSILASWLMMSVLPEKGGNTMEMLIVVFFGLLFAWISIGFWTALYGFYTLLRREERFKIMHLPKGQQYAPIDESARTAIVMPICEEPVERVFAGLRAIQQSVDRTPSGHRFDFFVISDSATPETGIREEEAWLRWCRETGGFGRIFYRRRRIRLKRKSGNVADFCRRWGRKYRYMIMLDADSVMSGESLERLVQLMEAHPAAGMIQTAPSAVYRRSIFGRVQQFSGRAYGPMFTAGLHYWQLGDGQYWGHNTIIRIAPFMQHCGLPPLPGKPPLGGDILSHDFVEAALMGRAGWSIWLAYDLPGSFEETPSSMLEEMKRDRRWCQGNLQHVRLLFTEGLFGAHRALFLNGALSYVSALLWFSFLLLSTAEAIHHALAETHYFPDGRSLFPQWPVWRPDWAIMLLAVTGVVLFLPKVLSILLILFRGQARMFGGATRVLISVPIEIILSSLFAPIRMVFHTRFVITNLMGRTVGWKSSPREDAETSWTEAITHHGADTIFACIWAGLLFWLSPAYFWWVTPVVGALILSIPVSVLVSKIELGDWVRRMGFFVIPEEVQPPRELDEVDANIAAACASAVLRPEAWSDGFVMAVADPAMNAVHRSLLGPKRRKKAAIREQRRVIMESVLEKGPESADRRARNIILNDQDLIEDIHTRVWRCDDDDTCRRWGIG; via the coding sequence ATGACGACGACCGCGACGGGCAGATCCCCTTCGGCCACACGCGCCGTCTCGGAAGCCCTCGCCGCTGCTCCCGAAAGGCTCCTTCACGACTGGCGACGCGCGTACCGGCGCTCGGTCGAGTACCTGTCGCATCTCGGTGTCGACGAGAAGACGAGCGCAGAGATCGCGCAGGATGCGATCTCGCGCGCCGTCGAGCGCGAGAGCTGGGAAGCCGGTGGCGATGCGTACTCCGAAGCGCTGCGCGCAATGCGCGAGATCGTCGTCGAGCGTTACCCGCGCGCGACGGCGGCCGGGTGCGCCGACCTCGATCCGTTCACGGCGTGGCGCGTCGCTGCAGCCGCCGGGCGCACGGGCGATTCCAGCGCGACGTCTGCGCCGGTTGCATCGATGCCTCCGATCCTTCGCGGCTCGATGCCGCGTGCAAAGCTCGAGCGCCGCTTCTTCCGGCCGCAGGTGGCCAAGGCGCGCGCCGACGTCGAAGCGGTTCCCGAGGAGCACGAAACACCGGAGGCCGCGGACGAAGGCGACAGCAAGCCCGGCGGCTCGGCCCGGCGCCAGCGGCGCTGGCTCCCGTGGACGCGGCGCGCCGCACGCCGGCGGCGAATCCTGAGCACGCTGGTATTGGTGCCGAGCATCCTCGCGAGCTGGCTGATGATGAGCGTGCTGCCGGAAAAAGGCGGCAACACGATGGAGATGCTCATCGTCGTGTTCTTCGGCCTGCTGTTCGCGTGGATCTCGATCGGCTTCTGGACGGCGCTCTACGGTTTCTACACGCTGCTTCGGCGCGAAGAGCGCTTCAAGATCATGCATCTGCCGAAGGGGCAGCAGTACGCGCCGATCGACGAGTCCGCGCGCACGGCCATCGTGATGCCGATCTGCGAAGAGCCGGTCGAGCGCGTGTTCGCCGGGCTGCGCGCGATCCAGCAGTCGGTCGATCGCACGCCGAGCGGACACCGCTTCGACTTCTTCGTGATCAGCGACAGTGCGACGCCCGAAACCGGCATCCGCGAGGAAGAAGCGTGGCTGCGCTGGTGCCGGGAGACCGGCGGCTTCGGCCGCATCTTCTACCGGCGCCGCCGGATCCGCCTCAAGAGAAAGAGCGGCAACGTCGCCGACTTCTGCCGGCGCTGGGGCAGGAAGTACCGCTACATGATCATGCTCGACGCCGATTCGGTGATGAGCGGCGAGAGCCTCGAACGCCTGGTGCAGCTGATGGAAGCGCATCCGGCCGCCGGCATGATCCAGACCGCTCCGTCCGCCGTCTACCGCCGGTCGATCTTCGGCCGCGTGCAGCAGTTCTCGGGACGCGCGTACGGGCCGATGTTCACCGCAGGCCTCCACTACTGGCAGCTCGGCGACGGTCAGTACTGGGGCCACAACACGATCATCCGCATCGCGCCGTTCATGCAGCATTGCGGGCTGCCGCCGCTTCCCGGAAAACCGCCGCTCGGCGGCGACATCCTGAGCCACGACTTCGTCGAAGCCGCGCTGATGGGCCGCGCGGGTTGGTCGATCTGGCTCGCGTACGATCTGCCCGGAAGCTTCGAAGAGACGCCGTCGTCGATGCTCGAAGAGATGAAGCGCGACCGGCGCTGGTGCCAGGGAAACCTCCAGCACGTGCGCCTGCTGTTCACCGAAGGGCTCTTCGGCGCGCACCGCGCGCTGTTTCTGAACGGCGCGCTCTCGTACGTCTCGGCGCTGCTGTGGTTCAGCTTCCTGCTGCTGAGCACCGCCGAAGCGATTCACCACGCGCTCGCCGAGACGCACTATTTCCCCGACGGACGAAGCCTGTTCCCGCAGTGGCCGGTTTGGCGACCGGACTGGGCGATCATGCTGCTGGCGGTGACCGGCGTCGTGCTGTTCCTGCCGAAAGTGCTGAGCATCCTGCTCATTCTGTTTCGCGGCCAGGCGCGGATGTTCGGAGGCGCGACGCGGGTGCTGATCAGCGTGCCGATCGAGATCATCCTGTCGAGCCTGTTCGCGCCGATCCGCATGGTGTTCCACACCCGCTTCGTCATCACGAACCTGATGGGACGCACGGTCGGATGGAAGTCGTCTCCGCGCGAGGACGCCGAGACCAGCTGGACCGAAGCGATCACGCACCACGGCGCCGATACGATCTTCGCGTGCATCTGGGCAGGGCTCCTGTTCTGGCTCAGCCCCGCGTATTTCTGGTGGGTGACGCCGGTCGTCGGCGCGCTCATCCTTTCGATTCCTGTTTCGGTGCTGGTCAGCAAGATCGAGCTCGGCGACTGGGTGCGCCGCATGGGCTTTTTCGTGATTCCCGAGGAAGTCCAGCCGCCGCGCGAGCTCGACGAAGTCGATGCCAACATCGCCGCGGCCTGCGCGTCCGCGGTCCTGCGGCCCGAAGCCTGGTCCGACGGTTTCGTGATGGCCGTCGCCGATCCCGCGATGAACGCCGTGCATCGCTCGCTGCTCGGGCCGAAGCGCAGGAAGAAAGCGGCCATCCGCGAGCAGCGGCGAGTCATCATGGAGTCCGTGCTCGAGAAAGGACCGGAGTCGGCCGACCGACGCGCGCGCAACATCATCCTGAACGACCAGGACCTGATCGAAGACATTCACACACGCGTCTGGCGCTGCGACGACGACGATACGTGCCGGCGCTGGGGCATCGGCTGA
- a CDS encoding acetyl-CoA carboxylase biotin carboxylase subunit: MFHKVLIANRGEIAIRVAKACRELGVKSVAIYSDADADAPHVHACDEAVHVGKSPSRESYLSIDNIIQAAHSVGADAIHPGYGFLSENAHFARAISDAGIVLIGPSPSAIAAMGDKTEARALVRTVGVPVTPAIEAPPSDVKELEAQATRIGFPLLVKAAAGGGGRGMRIVREIGELAEALESAGREATSAFGDGRVFIERYVEYPRHIEMQILADRYGNVVHFGERECSLQRRHQKVIEEAPSANVDAALRARLAAAATAAARCVAYVNAGTVEFLVDKHRNIYFLEMNTRIQVEHPVTEWVYGVDLVQAQIRIAAGEPMWIKQDDVVARGHAIEARIYAEDPAAGFRPAPGRIEQLVEPRGLGIRVDSGVRTGWQIPLYYDSMISKLSVWAGDRESARRRLLAALDEYRVDGVTTNIPFLKALISHPDYVTNNVSTGFLGDHLPEILEAAAALQTPAE, encoded by the coding sequence ATGTTTCACAAGGTTCTGATCGCCAATCGCGGCGAGATCGCCATCCGTGTCGCCAAGGCCTGCCGTGAGCTCGGCGTAAAGTCGGTCGCCATTTATTCGGACGCCGACGCCGACGCTCCGCACGTCCATGCGTGCGACGAAGCCGTCCATGTCGGCAAATCGCCGAGCCGCGAAAGCTACCTGAGCATCGACAACATCATCCAGGCAGCGCATTCGGTCGGCGCCGACGCCATACACCCCGGTTACGGGTTCCTTTCGGAGAACGCCCATTTCGCGCGCGCGATCTCCGACGCCGGCATCGTGCTGATCGGCCCGTCGCCGTCGGCGATCGCGGCGATGGGCGACAAGACCGAAGCGCGTGCGCTCGTGCGCACGGTCGGCGTTCCGGTAACGCCCGCGATCGAAGCGCCGCCGAGCGACGTCAAGGAGCTCGAGGCCCAGGCAACCCGCATCGGCTTTCCGCTGCTCGTCAAGGCTGCCGCCGGCGGCGGCGGCCGCGGCATGCGCATCGTCCGCGAGATCGGCGAGCTCGCCGAAGCGCTCGAGAGCGCCGGCCGCGAGGCAACGTCCGCGTTCGGCGACGGGCGCGTGTTCATCGAGCGCTACGTCGAGTATCCGCGCCACATCGAGATGCAGATCCTCGCCGACCGCTACGGCAACGTCGTGCATTTCGGCGAGCGCGAGTGCTCGCTGCAGCGTCGCCATCAGAAAGTCATCGAGGAAGCGCCGTCGGCCAACGTCGACGCGGCGCTGCGGGCGCGCCTAGCCGCTGCGGCAACTGCGGCGGCCCGCTGCGTGGCGTACGTCAACGCCGGCACCGTCGAGTTCCTGGTCGACAAGCACCGCAACATCTACTTCCTCGAAATGAATACCCGCATCCAGGTCGAGCATCCGGTGACCGAATGGGTCTACGGCGTCGACCTCGTGCAGGCGCAGATCCGCATCGCGGCCGGCGAGCCGATGTGGATCAAGCAGGACGATGTGGTCGCGCGCGGACATGCGATCGAAGCGCGAATCTACGCCGAGGATCCGGCCGCCGGGTTCCGCCCGGCGCCGGGCAGGATCGAGCAGCTCGTCGAGCCGCGCGGCCTCGGCATCCGCGTCGACTCGGGCGTGCGTACCGGATGGCAGATCCCGCTGTACTACGATTCGATGATCTCGAAGCTGTCGGTCTGGGCCGGCGATCGTGAATCGGCGCGCCGTCGCCTGCTCGCCGCGCTCGACGAATACCGCGTCGACGGCGTGACGACCAACATCCCGTTCCTCAAGGCGCTGATCAGCCACCCCGACTACGTGACCAACAACGTGTCGACCGGTTTCCTCGGAGACCATCTCCCGGAAATCCTCGAGGCCGCAGCCGCCCTGCAGACGCCCGCAGAGTAA
- a CDS encoding queuosine precursor transporter, producing the protein MQAENPRHYKYYDLVMAAFVTVLLCSNIIGPGKVCRIWGFSFGAGNLFFPISYIFGDILTEVYGYARARKVIWAGFGAMLFATIMSQIVLGMPADPNEPYNAVIDPALHTVFGNTWRIVAGSMLAFWAGDFLNSFVLAKMKVWTQGKYLWTRTIGSTAAGQAIDSLIFYPVAFWGLWDPATMMSAIAFNYVLKVSWEAINTPVTYAIVGFLKRAENEDWFDNQTDFTPFSLQD; encoded by the coding sequence ATGCAGGCCGAGAATCCACGGCACTACAAGTACTACGACCTGGTGATGGCGGCGTTCGTCACCGTGCTCCTGTGCTCGAACATCATCGGGCCGGGCAAGGTCTGCCGGATCTGGGGATTCTCGTTCGGCGCCGGCAATCTGTTCTTCCCGATCAGCTACATCTTCGGCGACATTCTTACCGAGGTGTACGGCTACGCGCGTGCGCGCAAGGTCATCTGGGCCGGCTTCGGTGCGATGCTGTTCGCGACGATCATGAGCCAGATCGTGCTCGGCATGCCGGCCGATCCCAATGAACCGTACAATGCGGTGATCGACCCAGCGCTGCACACCGTCTTCGGCAACACGTGGCGCATCGTTGCCGGTTCGATGCTGGCGTTCTGGGCCGGCGATTTCCTCAACTCGTTCGTGCTCGCGAAGATGAAGGTCTGGACGCAGGGCAAGTACCTGTGGACGCGCACGATCGGCTCGACCGCAGCCGGACAGGCGATCGACAGCCTGATCTTCTACCCGGTCGCGTTCTGGGGACTGTGGGACCCGGCGACGATGATGTCGGCGATCGCGTTCAACTACGTGCTCAAGGTGTCATGGGAAGCGATCAACACGCCGGTCACCTATGCGATCGTCGGTTTCCTCAAACGCGCAGAGAATGAAGACTGGTTCGACAACCAGACCGACTTCACACCGTTTTCCCTCCAGGATTGA
- a CDS encoding vanadium-dependent haloperoxidase: protein MTARPGRPYLRAVSRGLAAVVLSLLAATASPGRSIAGVPLTTTTVTEATTTTVEPATTTTLADATTTTTLVAATTTTTLPIPPDFEPIRQCGDASGDGVVRAGDALLILNAAVENYDGCSAMVCDATGGINGVNASDALVVLKRAVEAVPPSALRCPSAARLWMEQLLAAIRLDIPRPTVHARNLFHLSVAMWDAWVAYDHKTSAAPYLFAEKPEIDPDVYTARSVAISYASYRILTHRFVVGPGHVATQAHLDAAMDALGFDRSFTSTEGDNPAAVGNRIAATVIAYGASDGANEANNYADDSGYVPVNEPLYPALSGATMVDPNRWQPLSLKFTVTQNGIPLPITKQTFICPHWGEVKGFALVPVDPGPPPQLGGEGDQEFKNSALEVVRYSSRLDPADGVAIDISPGAKGNSDLGTNNGTGHPLNPATGQPYAPQVVKRADWARVLAEFWADGPDSETPPGHWNVIADYVADHPLFEKRLGGTGDVLDNLQWDVKVYLAINGAVHDAAISAWGNKGIYDSARPISMIRYMAALGQSSNPDGPSYDPNGIPLEDGVVEVITSESAAPGGRHAHLAEHVGEIAIRAWLGNPEHPDVETGGVGWILGIDWVPYQKDTFVTPAFAGYFSGHSTFSRSAAEAMTQITGTPFFPGGLAEFHAAAHQFLTFEDGPTTDVTLEWATYQDAADEAGLSRLYGGIHIRADDFTGRILGYDIGRNAAALAKKYWDGTVDQ from the coding sequence GTGACAGCCCGCCCCGGGCGCCCGTATCTCCGTGCAGTCTCCCGTGGGCTTGCGGCTGTCGTCCTCTCCCTGCTTGCAGCCACTGCGTCACCCGGCCGCTCGATCGCCGGAGTCCCGCTGACGACGACGACCGTTACCGAGGCAACCACGACGACCGTCGAGCCCGCAACGACGACGACGCTCGCCGATGCAACCACGACGACGACTCTGGTCGCGGCGACTACCACGACGACGCTTCCCATACCGCCCGACTTCGAGCCGATCCGCCAGTGCGGCGACGCGTCCGGCGACGGTGTCGTCCGCGCCGGCGATGCGCTGCTGATCCTCAACGCGGCCGTCGAGAACTACGACGGCTGCTCGGCCATGGTCTGCGACGCGACCGGCGGCATCAACGGAGTCAACGCGAGCGATGCGCTGGTCGTGCTCAAACGTGCGGTCGAGGCCGTGCCGCCGTCCGCGCTGCGCTGTCCGAGCGCCGCGCGCCTGTGGATGGAGCAGCTGCTCGCCGCGATCCGCCTCGACATCCCGCGGCCCACCGTGCACGCCCGCAACCTCTTCCACCTGTCGGTCGCGATGTGGGACGCGTGGGTCGCGTACGACCACAAGACCAGCGCGGCGCCGTATCTGTTCGCCGAAAAGCCCGAGATCGACCCGGATGTCTACACCGCGCGCAGCGTTGCGATCAGTTACGCGTCGTACCGCATCCTTACGCACCGCTTCGTCGTCGGCCCGGGACACGTGGCAACGCAGGCGCATCTCGACGCCGCGATGGACGCTCTCGGTTTCGACCGTAGCTTCACATCGACGGAAGGGGACAATCCGGCCGCCGTCGGAAATCGCATTGCGGCCACCGTCATCGCGTACGGCGCAAGCGACGGTGCCAACGAAGCGAACAACTACGCCGACGATTCCGGCTACGTGCCGGTCAACGAACCGCTCTACCCGGCCCTCAGCGGCGCGACGATGGTCGATCCGAACCGCTGGCAGCCGCTGTCGCTCAAGTTCACCGTTACACAGAACGGCATTCCGCTGCCGATCACCAAGCAGACGTTCATCTGTCCGCACTGGGGCGAGGTCAAAGGTTTCGCGCTCGTGCCCGTCGATCCGGGTCCGCCCCCGCAGCTCGGCGGCGAGGGCGATCAGGAGTTCAAGAACTCGGCTCTCGAAGTCGTGCGATACAGCTCGCGGCTCGATCCGGCCGACGGCGTGGCGATCGACATCTCGCCGGGCGCAAAAGGCAACAGCGACCTCGGCACCAACAACGGCACAGGTCATCCGCTCAATCCGGCAACCGGCCAGCCGTACGCGCCGCAGGTGGTCAAGCGCGCCGACTGGGCGCGCGTGCTGGCGGAGTTCTGGGCCGATGGTCCCGATTCGGAAACGCCGCCCGGGCACTGGAACGTGATCGCCGATTACGTCGCCGATCATCCGCTCTTCGAGAAGAGGCTCGGCGGCACCGGCGATGTCCTCGACAACCTCCAGTGGGACGTCAAGGTGTATCTCGCGATCAACGGCGCGGTGCACGACGCGGCGATCTCGGCGTGGGGAAACAAGGGCATCTACGATTCGGCGCGACCGATCTCGATGATCCGCTACATGGCCGCACTCGGACAATCGTCGAATCCGGACGGACCGTCGTACGATCCGAACGGCATTCCGCTCGAGGACGGCGTCGTCGAAGTCATCACCAGCGAGAGCGCAGCTCCCGGCGGACGGCACGCGCATCTGGCCGAGCACGTCGGCGAAATTGCGATCCGAGCATGGCTTGGAAATCCCGAGCATCCCGACGTGGAGACCGGCGGCGTCGGATGGATCCTCGGCATCGACTGGGTGCCGTACCAGAAAGATACGTTCGTCACGCCGGCATTCGCCGGCTACTTTTCCGGCCACAGCACGTTCAGCCGCTCGGCCGCCGAAGCAATGACGCAGATCACCGGCACGCCGTTCTTCCCGGGCGGTCTTGCCGAATTCCATGCGGCGGCCCATCAGTTCCTCACGTTCGAAGATGGTCCGACCACGGACGTGACACTGGAGTGGGCCACGTATCAGGACGCCGCCGACGAAGCCGGACTGTCGCGTCTGTACGGCGGCATTCACATCCGTGCCGACGACTTCACCGGGCGCATCCTCGGCTACGACATCGGCCGCAACGCCGCCGCGCTTGCGAAGAAATACTGGGACGGCACGGTCGACCAGTAA
- a CDS encoding enoyl-CoA hydratase-related protein codes for MDYQRFRLEIADGVAEITFARPEGANAIDLICSQELAELALVCDQSDEIRAVLFRAEGPMFCAGGDVRSFRDAGDDLPALLKRVTQGLHTAISRFSRMDPPVIAAVGGTAAGGGMSLACSADIVIASENARFTMAYTRIGLVPDGASTFVLPRRIGIGRARELMLRNRVLGATEAHELGLVEYVVAHERLDDEARKIARELAAGPTRAHGAVKRLLLGTYDHGLETQMELETIGIASMGATADAKEGLAAFFEKRPPKFQGK; via the coding sequence ATGGACTACCAGCGTTTCCGCCTCGAGATTGCCGACGGCGTCGCCGAGATCACTTTCGCGCGGCCCGAAGGTGCCAACGCAATTGACCTCATCTGTTCCCAGGAGCTCGCCGAGCTTGCGCTCGTCTGCGACCAGTCGGACGAGATTCGCGCGGTGCTGTTTCGCGCCGAAGGCCCGATGTTCTGTGCGGGCGGCGACGTGCGCAGCTTTCGCGACGCCGGCGACGATCTGCCTGCGCTGCTGAAGCGCGTCACGCAGGGACTGCATACCGCGATCTCGCGCTTCTCGCGCATGGACCCGCCGGTCATCGCGGCGGTCGGCGGAACAGCCGCCGGCGGAGGCATGAGCCTCGCGTGCTCGGCCGACATCGTCATCGCGTCCGAGAACGCGCGCTTCACGATGGCGTATACACGCATCGGCCTGGTGCCCGACGGCGCGTCCACGTTCGTGCTTCCGCGTCGAATCGGCATCGGACGCGCGCGCGAGCTGATGCTTCGCAACCGCGTGCTCGGCGCAACCGAAGCGCACGAGCTCGGTCTCGTCGAGTACGTGGTCGCGCACGAGCGCCTCGACGACGAAGCGCGAAAGATCGCCCGCGAGCTCGCCGCCGGTCCGACGCGTGCGCACGGCGCCGTGAAGCGACTTCTGCTCGGCACCTACGACCACGGCCTCGAAACACAGATGGAGCTCGAAACCATCGGCATCGCCTCGATGGGCGCGACCGCCGACGCCAAAGAAGGCCTCGCCGCCTTCTTCGAAAAACGACCCCCGAAATTCCAAGGGAAATAA
- a CDS encoding VOC family protein: MRIRQIALVAADLDRALGDLTDVFALKVGFHDPGVGVFGLHNGVMPVGEQFLEVVSPVAEDTSAGRYLERRRRPGMAGPDAGDGGYMVIFQTRDLERRRRHFADEHVRVAWEIAFDDIATVHLHPRDTGGAIVSVDEARPWESWRWAGPDWRDHISTTRVTGIRGVEIQSDDPERLRARWAQIFELDAARTANVLALDDGNWISFCEAADGRGEGIRTVALSTRDAPAIRDAARARGLEIDDDGAVVVAGNRFSLD, from the coding sequence ATGCGAATCCGACAGATTGCGCTGGTCGCGGCCGATCTCGATCGTGCGCTCGGCGACCTCACCGACGTCTTCGCGCTGAAGGTCGGGTTTCACGATCCGGGCGTCGGCGTCTTCGGCCTTCACAATGGTGTGATGCCGGTCGGCGAGCAGTTCCTCGAAGTGGTTTCTCCCGTCGCGGAGGACACATCGGCCGGCCGTTATCTCGAGCGCCGCCGCCGCCCCGGCATGGCCGGGCCCGATGCAGGCGACGGCGGCTACATGGTGATCTTCCAGACGCGCGACCTCGAGCGCCGCCGGCGCCACTTCGCCGACGAGCACGTGCGCGTCGCATGGGAGATCGCGTTCGACGACATCGCGACCGTGCATCTGCATCCGCGCGACACCGGCGGCGCGATCGTTTCCGTTGACGAGGCGCGCCCGTGGGAAAGCTGGCGCTGGGCGGGCCCGGACTGGCGCGATCACATCTCGACGACGCGCGTCACAGGCATCCGCGGCGTCGAAATCCAGAGCGACGATCCGGAGCGGCTGCGTGCGCGATGGGCACAGATCTTCGAGCTCGACGCGGCGCGTACAGCGAACGTTCTCGCGCTCGACGACGGCAACTGGATTTCGTTCTGCGAAGCCGCCGACGGCCGCGGTGAAGGAATTCGCACTGTTGCGCTGTCCACGCGCGATGCACCGGCGATTCGCGACGCGGCGCGTGCACGCGGCCTCGAGATCGACGACGACGGCGCGGTTGTCGTCGCCGGAAATCGTTTCTCCCTCGACTAA